In Tenacibaculum pacificus, a single window of DNA contains:
- a CDS encoding universal stress protein, with protein MKKIIVPVDFSIHSENALKTAAFLAKKNNTEIIAVHMLELSNAVINQSEMSSQNETIFYLKLAEKRFTEFLKKDYLSDLKVTPIIKHFKVFSELDALAQEENADLLVIGSKGTSGLEEIFIGSNTEKVIRYANRPVLVVKEEAITSKVEKVVFARDFSNDDVAPYLKAKAFFGKLNCDLQLIYVNTPTAKFKSSLEITAKMQLFFEAANEDVTKAKDVKIIADYSVEDGVLYYANKSNADIIAVATHGRKGISHFFEGSISEDIANHSALPIISFKIQ; from the coding sequence ATGAAAAAAATAATTGTACCCGTAGATTTTTCAATACATTCAGAAAACGCCTTAAAAACCGCTGCTTTTTTAGCTAAAAAAAATAATACTGAAATTATTGCAGTTCATATGCTTGAGCTTTCGAATGCAGTAATTAATCAATCAGAAATGTCATCTCAAAACGAAACAATTTTTTACCTAAAATTAGCTGAAAAAAGGTTTACTGAATTTTTGAAAAAAGATTATTTATCAGATTTAAAAGTAACACCAATTATTAAACACTTTAAAGTTTTTAGTGAATTAGATGCATTAGCTCAAGAAGAAAATGCAGATTTATTGGTAATCGGTTCTAAAGGAACAAGTGGTTTAGAAGAAATTTTTATAGGATCAAATACCGAAAAAGTAATTCGTTACGCAAACAGACCTGTATTAGTTGTTAAAGAAGAAGCAATTACAAGTAAAGTTGAAAAAGTTGTTTTTGCACGTGATTTTTCTAATGATGATGTTGCTCCTTATTTAAAAGCAAAAGCTTTTTTCGGAAAGTTAAATTGTGATTTACAATTAATATATGTAAATACACCTACTGCAAAATTTAAAAGTAGTCTTGAAATTACAGCTAAAATGCAACTGTTTTTTGAAGCTGCAAATGAAGATGTTACTAAGGCAAAAGATGTAAAAATTATTGCTGATTATTCAGTTGAAGATGGGGTATTATATTATGCAAATAAAAGTAATGCTGATATTATAGCTGTTGCTACTCACGGAAGAAAAGGAATTTCTCATTTCTTTGAAGGAAGTATTTCTGAAGACATTGCTAATCATAGTGCTTTACCTATAATTTCTTTTAAAATTCAGTAA
- a CDS encoding sulfite exporter TauE/SafE family protein, translating into MFLSALIFGLLGSFHCIGMCGPIAFMLPVDRKNPVKQFFQIFSYHFGRLFTYSLIGLLFGFLGKGFYFFGFQQQLSIAVGVLMILVVILPKTFQKYNFSKPINKLVMKVKSSLGKELKKKGNDTFFTIGFLNGLLPCGLVYMAVFGALATTNAFSGSLYMFIFGLGTIPLMTIIVYVGNFANGLVRKRIQQVIPYVVVLIGLLFILRGLGLGIPYVSPLPVNDLSTSVEGCH; encoded by the coding sequence ATGTTTCTTTCTGCGCTCATATTTGGTTTATTAGGTAGTTTTCATTGCATTGGAATGTGTGGACCTATCGCTTTTATGTTGCCTGTTGATAGAAAAAATCCTGTAAAACAGTTTTTTCAAATTTTTAGTTATCATTTTGGGCGATTATTTACCTATAGTTTAATCGGATTGTTGTTTGGTTTTTTGGGTAAAGGTTTTTATTTCTTCGGATTTCAACAGCAACTTTCCATTGCAGTAGGTGTTCTTATGATTTTGGTAGTTATTTTACCAAAAACTTTTCAAAAATATAATTTTTCAAAACCGATTAATAAATTGGTAATGAAAGTTAAATCATCTTTAGGAAAAGAACTTAAAAAGAAAGGTAACGATACTTTTTTTACTATCGGTTTTTTAAATGGATTACTACCTTGTGGATTGGTTTATATGGCTGTTTTTGGCGCATTAGCCACCACAAATGCTTTTTCGGGAAGTTTATATATGTTTATCTTCGGATTAGGAACAATTCCTTTGATGACAATTATTGTTTACGTTGGTAATTTTGCCAACGGATTGGTCAGAAAAAGAATTCAACAAGTTATTCCTTATGTGGTTGTTCTTATTGGTTTGTTATTTATTTTACGTGGTTTAGGTTTAGGGATTCCTTATGTTTCTCCACTGCCAGTTAACGATTTATCTACTTCTGTAGAAGGATGTCATTAA
- a CDS encoding FixH family protein, with amino-acid sequence MKLNWGAGIVIAIIAFMSFILYFVISMSTGQNYNHDLVSEEYYQKELEFQGDINATKNAKALTENIKVKRVSEGLKIYFPTEFNPKDITGKVFLYRPSNKQLDFEIPISISDTYLLVPEKRLLGGRWNIIVSWNYKNTAYLFEKELIY; translated from the coding sequence ATGAAACTAAATTGGGGAGCAGGTATCGTAATTGCAATTATCGCATTTATGAGTTTTATTCTATATTTCGTTATATCAATGAGTACAGGTCAGAATTATAATCATGATTTGGTATCTGAAGAGTATTATCAAAAAGAATTAGAGTTTCAAGGAGATATAAATGCAACAAAAAATGCGAAAGCATTAACAGAAAATATTAAAGTAAAAAGAGTATCAGAAGGATTAAAAATCTATTTTCCAACAGAATTTAATCCTAAAGATATTACAGGAAAAGTGTTCCTATATAGACCATCTAATAAGCAATTAGATTTTGAAATACCTATTTCAATTTCTGATACATATTTGCTCGTGCCTGAGAAACGCTTATTGGGTGGTCGTTGGAACATTATTGTTTCTTGGAACTACAAAAATACAGCTTATTTATTTGAGAAAGAATTAATTTATTAA
- the ccoG gene encoding cytochrome c oxidase accessory protein CcoG, with protein METPKDEQFRDSIGTINNDGKRAWVYPKKPSGRLYKYRSYVSYFLLLILLAAPFIKINGNQFLLFNVIKRKFNIFGFPFWPQDFHLLVVSMIVGVVFIILFTVVFGRIFCGWICPQTIFLEMVFRKIEYWIDGDRGKQIRLEKQAWNAEKIKKRLLKWFIFFIISFLIANVFLAYLIGGDTVINYVTGNPFDNTSTLISLLIFTGVFYFIFAWFREQVCIIACPYGRLQGVLLDNKTINVAYDHVRGEGEKGRGKFKKKEDRATSGKGDCIDCAQCVNVCPTGIDIRNGTQLECVNCTACIDECDDMMENVGLPKGLIRFASEENIEKKTPFEFTARMKGYTAVLGILIAVLIGMLFLRNDVEATILRLPGQLYEHKENGVISNIYTYKVINKTTKQIDDVSYKLLSHKGKIETVTHQNFEVPKQGLAEGTLFVELHQSEMKKEKVNLRIGVYSGDKLIETTKTNFLGPRSYR; from the coding sequence ATGGAGACACCCAAGGACGAGCAATTTAGAGATAGTATAGGTACCATCAATAATGACGGGAAGCGTGCTTGGGTATATCCTAAGAAACCAAGTGGAAGGCTTTATAAATACAGATCGTACGTTAGTTATTTTCTGTTACTGATTTTATTAGCCGCTCCTTTTATCAAAATTAATGGGAATCAGTTTTTATTATTCAATGTAATAAAACGAAAATTTAATATTTTTGGATTTCCTTTTTGGCCACAAGATTTTCATTTATTAGTAGTTTCGATGATTGTTGGCGTGGTATTTATTATTTTATTTACTGTCGTTTTTGGTCGGATTTTCTGCGGATGGATTTGTCCGCAAACCATCTTTTTAGAAATGGTTTTTAGAAAAATTGAATATTGGATTGATGGCGATAGAGGAAAACAAATCCGTTTAGAAAAACAAGCATGGAATGCCGAAAAAATTAAGAAAAGACTGTTAAAATGGTTTATCTTTTTTATCATTTCATTTTTAATAGCAAACGTATTTTTAGCTTATTTAATTGGTGGAGATACCGTTATTAATTATGTAACAGGTAATCCGTTTGATAATACGAGTACTTTAATTTCTTTATTAATTTTTACAGGAGTTTTCTATTTTATTTTTGCTTGGTTTAGAGAGCAAGTTTGTATTATTGCTTGTCCTTACGGTAGGTTGCAAGGTGTTTTGTTAGATAATAAAACAATTAATGTAGCGTACGATCATGTGCGTGGAGAAGGAGAAAAAGGTAGAGGTAAATTCAAGAAAAAAGAAGATAGAGCAACCAGTGGAAAAGGAGATTGTATTGATTGTGCACAATGTGTAAATGTTTGCCCTACGGGGATTGATATCAGAAATGGAACACAGTTAGAATGTGTAAATTGTACCGCTTGTATTGATGAATGTGATGACATGATGGAAAACGTAGGTTTACCAAAAGGATTGATTCGTTTTGCAAGTGAAGAAAATATTGAAAAGAAAACACCTTTTGAGTTTACTGCCAGAATGAAAGGTTATACCGCTGTTTTAGGTATTTTAATAGCCGTTTTAATAGGAATGTTATTTTTAAGAAATGATGTTGAAGCAACTATTTTAAGATTACCAGGACAATTGTATGAACATAAAGAAAATGGCGTTATCAGTAATATTTATACTTATAAGGTTATCAATAAAACCACAAAACAGATTGATGATGTAAGTTATAAATTGCTTTCTCATAAAGGGAAAATAGAAACAGTAACACATCAAAATTTTGAAGTTCCAAAACAAGGATTAGCAGAAGGAACGTTATTTGTAGAATTGCATCAATCAGAAATGAAAAAAGAAAAAGTAAACCTTAGAATTGGTGTTTACAGTGGTGATAAATTAATCGAAACGACTAAAACTAATTTTTTAGGACCAAGAAGTTATCGATAA
- a CDS encoding cbb3-type cytochrome c oxidase N-terminal domain-containing protein, with the protein MKKYIQSIVSFLFVFSMPFILAEAFKAYEEPFNFLENSIILYITIGFGLVVLLKEVLSNTVVNKANELMPKNYTRVQSAISFLFTFLTPFALATAISSYANPFNILENPLVWLGIIAFGLVILAKELLTIIGVKKIEEVEMIKAGINPEEVDHLAWARELIANWTAAKAIEEEEEIILDHNYDGIKELDNNLPPRWVYMFYATIIFAVVYLVRFEVLDGYTQDMEYAQSVAVAKRELAAFRSTSKEVVIDAESVTVLTSESDLKRGKAIYKLNCAACHIADGGGGIGPNLTDKYWLLGGGIKNVFTTITNGGRDGKGMVAMGKTLKPIDIQKVASYIMAFQGTTPAKPKPPQGELLKEESEVVEEVITQVKDSVQ; encoded by the coding sequence ATGAAAAAATATATTCAATCTATAGTATCTTTTCTTTTTGTTTTTTCAATGCCATTTATTTTAGCAGAGGCATTTAAGGCATATGAAGAACCGTTTAATTTTTTAGAAAATTCAATAATTTTATACATTACCATTGGGTTTGGTTTGGTAGTACTTCTAAAAGAAGTACTATCTAACACAGTTGTAAACAAAGCAAATGAGTTAATGCCTAAAAACTATACAAGAGTTCAATCGGCAATATCATTTTTGTTTACTTTTTTAACACCATTTGCATTAGCGACAGCAATTAGTTCGTACGCTAATCCGTTTAATATTTTAGAAAATCCATTAGTTTGGCTTGGAATTATAGCTTTTGGCTTGGTTATTTTAGCGAAAGAATTATTGACTATTATAGGTGTCAAAAAAATTGAAGAAGTTGAAATGATTAAAGCAGGAATAAATCCTGAAGAAGTAGATCATTTAGCTTGGGCTAGAGAATTAATTGCCAATTGGACTGCTGCAAAAGCTATTGAAGAAGAAGAAGAAATTATTCTTGATCATAATTATGATGGAATTAAAGAATTAGATAATAATTTACCGCCACGGTGGGTATATATGTTTTATGCAACTATCATTTTTGCAGTTGTTTATTTAGTGCGATTTGAAGTTTTAGATGGCTATACACAAGACATGGAATATGCACAATCTGTAGCTGTTGCAAAAAGAGAATTAGCAGCTTTTAGATCTACTTCAAAAGAGGTCGTTATTGATGCTGAATCAGTAACTGTTTTAACTTCAGAAAGCGATTTAAAAAGAGGGAAAGCTATCTATAAATTAAACTGTGCTGCCTGTCATATTGCTGATGGTGGTGGAGGTATCGGACCTAATTTAACCGATAAATATTGGCTTTTAGGTGGCGGAATTAAAAACGTATTTACTACCATTACAAATGGAGGTAGAGACGGAAAAGGAATGGTTGCAATGGGTAAAACTTTAAAACCAATAGATATTCAAAAAGTGGCAAGTTATATTATGGCTTTTCAAGGTACTACGCCTGCAAAACCAAAACCACCACAAGGAGAATTATTGAAAGAAGAATCTGAAGTAGTAGAAGAAGTTATTACACAAGTAAAAGATAGTGTACAATAA
- a CDS encoding CcoQ/FixQ family Cbb3-type cytochrome c oxidase assembly chaperone, whose product MESIAGIEIYPLISLTIFFTFFMILFWWVFTAKKEYISKVSDLPLND is encoded by the coding sequence ATGGAAAGTATTGCAGGTATTGAAATATATCCGTTGATTTCATTAACAATATTCTTTACTTTTTTTATGATATTATTTTGGTGGGTATTTACAGCCAAAAAAGAATACATAAGTAAGGTAAGCGATTTACCTTTAAATGACTAA
- the ccoS gene encoding cbb3-type cytochrome oxidase assembly protein CcoS: MSVIYLLLTLSILVAIIFFIAFIVSVKSGQYDDSYTPSVRMLFDDELVKEETKNNN, encoded by the coding sequence ATGAGCGTTATTTACTTACTACTTACACTAAGCATTTTAGTGGCAATTATTTTTTTTATTGCATTTATTGTTTCTGTAAAAAGCGGACAATACGATGATTCGTATACACCGTCAGTTCGTATGCTTTTTGATGACGAATTAGTAAAAGAGGAAACAAAAAACAATAATTAA
- a CDS encoding DUF5713 family protein has translation MKVEELKYKKAQEYNFLKDMYSDNYFPNFLVDKCKDILLNFCKEIELQSSTNLEGLYKLGEKYTEEFNEIQDEFYKNESEIETVARESIMSDFENISKIYGYENADIETLAGNRDW, from the coding sequence ATGAAAGTAGAAGAATTAAAATATAAAAAAGCACAAGAATATAACTTTTTAAAAGATATGTATTCTGATAATTATTTCCCTAATTTCTTAGTAGATAAATGTAAAGATATTTTGTTGAACTTTTGTAAAGAAATTGAACTTCAAAGTTCAACAAACTTAGAAGGTTTATATAAATTAGGAGAAAAATATACTGAAGAATTTAATGAAATTCAAGATGAGTTTTACAAAAATGAAAGTGAAATTGAAACTGTAGCTCGAGAATCAATAATGAGTGATTTTGAAAATATCTCAAAAATATATGGATATGAAAATGCTGATATTGAAACCTTAGCTGGAAATAGAGATTGGTAA
- a CDS encoding rhomboid family intramembrane serine protease, giving the protein MISKKHKYTIQLIVFLYVVHAISFFIPITKFGIIPRTFNGLIGVFASPFLHADIWHLFSNTLPLIVLLTVLNYFYPKKTLSVIIFTILVGGMLVWMFARSANHIGASGLIYGLASFLIANGILERKFIPIVVSIAVALVYGGLIWGLVPSLKSHISWEGHLFGAVAGIIIAFLLIKKQR; this is encoded by the coding sequence ATGATTTCTAAAAAACACAAATATACTATTCAATTAATAGTCTTTTTATATGTTGTTCACGCCATAAGTTTTTTTATTCCGATTACTAAATTTGGAATTATACCACGTACTTTTAATGGATTGATTGGTGTTTTTGCATCCCCTTTTTTACACGCTGATATTTGGCATTTATTTTCAAATACACTTCCTTTAATTGTTTTATTAACGGTGCTTAATTATTTTTATCCGAAGAAAACATTGTCTGTAATTATATTTACAATTTTAGTTGGTGGAATGCTTGTTTGGATGTTTGCTAGAAGTGCAAATCATATTGGCGCTAGTGGATTAATATATGGACTCGCTTCATTTTTAATAGCAAACGGTATTTTAGAACGAAAATTTATTCCAATAGTTGTTTCTATTGCTGTAGCTCTTGTTTATGGCGGATTGATTTGGGGATTAGTACCATCTTTAAAAAGTCATATTTCATGGGAAGGACATCTTTTTGGTGCTGTTGCAGGTATTATTATTGCATTTTTATTGATAAAAAAACAACGGTAA
- a CDS encoding potassium channel family protein has product MFSVTVFTIEYFIRIWVSDITKEDKTERLNFAFSTAGIIDLIAILPFYLPLIFPFDLGIIRILRLFRLLRIFKLGRYSSSLKTIKYIFKETKAELSITIFVTFVLMVLSSTLMYHIEHDDQPEKFASIGDAFWWAVATLTTVGYGDVYPVTPWGKLLGGVIALIGIGFVALPTGIISSAFIDKIQSEKQLKKSEEKIKEKIVIVHIVEKILMYDF; this is encoded by the coding sequence TTGTTTTCGGTAACAGTATTTACTATTGAATATTTTATCAGAATTTGGGTTTCTGATATTACAAAAGAAGATAAAACAGAACGCTTAAATTTTGCTTTTTCTACTGCAGGAATTATCGATTTAATAGCAATACTTCCTTTTTATTTACCATTAATTTTTCCTTTTGATTTAGGAATTATACGTATTCTTCGTTTGTTCAGGTTGTTACGAATTTTTAAATTAGGTAGATATTCAAGCTCCTTAAAAACCATAAAATATATATTTAAGGAAACAAAAGCAGAGTTGTCTATTACTATTTTTGTAACTTTTGTTTTAATGGTTTTATCCTCTACGCTTATGTATCATATAGAACATGATGACCAGCCAGAAAAATTTGCAAGCATTGGCGATGCTTTTTGGTGGGCAGTAGCAACATTAACAACCGTTGGATATGGCGATGTGTATCCTGTAACGCCTTGGGGTAAATTATTGGGTGGTGTTATTGCGTTAATCGGAATTGGTTTTGTTGCGCTTCCTACAGGAATTATTAGTTCGGCTTTTATTGATAAAATTCAATCTGAAAAACAGCTAAAAAAATCCGAAGAAAAAATTAAAGAAAAAATTGTAATTGTCCACATTGTGGAAAAAATATTAATGTATGATTTCTAA
- a CDS encoding DUF3592 domain-containing protein, producing the protein MKNIDFRECFYLNINTNETKATITEVYFTDIEDDQLQAMVKAYEYEYTIDKEYHRWVSYNSIANLKIGDEVKVIYNIEKPTYSVIKNFDYIPNGNPFFYYLVFPLITLFIFRLYIRNTVKEITILSNGIITEGRYLGKELYFSNNVKGESGYRIKFAYFSEDKEIEYATTCLGTLKKLELKKYGLFIIKIILKKH; encoded by the coding sequence ATGAAAAATATTGATTTTAGAGAATGTTTTTATTTGAATATTAATACAAACGAAACAAAAGCAACTATTACAGAAGTTTATTTTACGGATATAGAAGACGACCAGTTACAGGCAATGGTAAAAGCCTATGAATATGAATATACAATTGATAAAGAATATCATAGATGGGTGTCTTATAATTCTATTGCTAATTTAAAAATAGGCGATGAAGTAAAGGTTATTTATAACATTGAAAAACCTACGTATAGTGTTATTAAAAATTTTGATTACATACCTAACGGAAATCCATTTTTTTATTATTTGGTATTTCCATTGATTACCCTATTTATTTTTAGATTATATATTCGAAATACAGTAAAAGAAATTACAATTTTAAGTAATGGTATTATTACTGAAGGAAGATATTTAGGTAAAGAACTCTATTTTTCTAATAATGTAAAAGGTGAAAGTGGTTATCGAATTAAATTCGCCTATTTTTCTGAGGATAAAGAAATAGAATATGCAACCACTTGTTTAGGTACTCTAAAAAAATTAGAACTAAAAAAGTATGGATTATTTATCATAAAAATAATCCTAAAAAAGCATTAG
- a CDS encoding S-adenosylmethionine decarboxylase family protein, with protein sequence MNTSYKHIEANIYSHKIWDSCTVPKSLKTRYEYLLKEAGFTIILFNEHHFPEQGYTCFWLLGESHLAIHTFPESGKSYIELSSCSKEKLDLFIDKINDINA encoded by the coding sequence ATGAATACATCTTACAAACATATAGAAGCAAATATATACAGTCATAAAATTTGGGATAGTTGTACTGTGCCAAAATCACTAAAAACAAGGTATGAGTATTTATTAAAAGAGGCTGGTTTTACAATTATTCTTTTTAATGAACATCATTTTCCTGAGCAAGGATATACCTGTTTTTGGTTGTTAGGTGAAAGTCATTTAGCAATACATACGTTTCCTGAAAGTGGTAAAAGTTATATTGAATTGAGCAGTTGTAGTAAAGAAAAGCTAGATTTATTTATTGATAAAATTAATGATATAAATGCATAA
- a CDS encoding spermine/spermidine synthase domain-containing protein, translating into MKKCITEPLVHPIMQLHPNPQRILILGGGDGCAVREILKYPTVEKIDMVDLDPKMTDLGLNHSVLQKINKKSTEK; encoded by the coding sequence ATGAAAAAATGTATCACTGAACCGTTGGTGCATCCGATTATGCAATTACATCCAAATCCGCAACGAATATTAATTCTTGGTGGTGGCGATGGTTGTGCTGTTCGTGAAATATTAAAATATCCGACTGTTGAAAAAATTGATATGGTCGATTTAGACCCGAAAATGACCGATTTAGGATTAAATCATTCTGTATTACAGAAAATCAACAAAAAAAGCACTGAAAAATGA
- a CDS encoding DUF350 domain-containing protein produces the protein MEKYINIIEIYHSLGYIISGFIIFILGKIAYKMLNPKINIQDELVEKDNFAFIISYVGYFTALIIVIGGAIIGESYGFITDIQHIFIYGIIAIALLLLSVWISNKVILNKFDLKKEIITDENEGAGVIEASIYIANGLILYGALIGESETLISGILTFLIYWIIGNIVLVIGSKVFIAWMGYDIHNEIEKDNVAAGVSFSGAILAIGIITMNAILDPFLDWTTTLIDISLQTLLGCLLLPIMRLFADKILLPGRKLTDEIINQEKPNIGAGLMEAFAYIGAAILITWSI, from the coding sequence ATGGAAAAATATATAAATATTATAGAAATATATCATTCATTAGGATATATTATAAGTGGATTTATCATTTTTATCCTTGGAAAAATAGCGTATAAAATGCTAAATCCGAAGATTAATATTCAAGATGAATTAGTTGAAAAAGATAATTTTGCATTTATTATTTCTTATGTCGGATATTTTACTGCCTTAATTATTGTTATTGGCGGTGCTATTATTGGCGAAAGTTATGGTTTTATAACTGATATTCAGCATATTTTTATCTACGGAATAATTGCTATAGCGTTATTGCTTTTATCTGTTTGGATTAGCAATAAAGTAATTTTAAATAAATTCGATTTAAAGAAAGAAATTATTACTGATGAAAATGAAGGTGCAGGTGTTATTGAAGCATCAATTTATATTGCAAACGGACTTATTTTATATGGTGCTTTAATTGGTGAATCGGAAACATTAATATCAGGTATTTTAACTTTTTTAATTTATTGGATTATAGGAAATATAGTCCTTGTAATCGGTTCTAAAGTGTTTATTGCTTGGATGGGTTATGATATTCATAATGAAATAGAAAAAGACAATGTTGCCGCTGGAGTTAGTTTTTCGGGCGCTATACTTGCCATTGGAATTATCACAATGAATGCAATTTTAGACCCATTTTTAGACTGGACAACAACGCTTATCGATATTAGTTTACAAACATTATTAGGCTGTTTATTATTGCCAATAATGCGTCTTTTTGCTGATAAAATTTTATTACCAGGAAGAAAACTTACAGATGAAATTATCAATCAAGAAAAACCAAATATTGGTGCAGGTTTAATGGAAGCTTTTGCTTACATCGGTGCTGCGATATTAATTACATGGAGTATTTAA
- a CDS encoding DUF4178 domain-containing protein, whose protein sequence is MGIFDFLKKKEPERHFDPTNITIRDLGKGYIFEYAIETWTVTALFEYDWGDDYFTREFVIKNGTTEKFLHLEDDGGLVVTLSEKIKLRKLGETVCDYIDENQKPPKKIDFEGTRYFLDEKSPGFCKELDASEWEELISYDYLDEDEQKTLCIEQYGEDEFEVTKGIIISELAVSNILPVADTY, encoded by the coding sequence ATGGGAATATTTGATTTTTTAAAGAAAAAAGAACCAGAAAGACATTTTGATCCGACTAATATTACGATTAGAGATTTAGGAAAAGGATATATTTTTGAATATGCCATAGAAACTTGGACAGTTACAGCTTTGTTTGAATATGATTGGGGAGATGATTATTTTACTCGTGAATTTGTTATCAAAAATGGAACTACGGAAAAGTTTTTACATCTTGAAGATGATGGAGGTTTAGTAGTTACTTTATCAGAAAAAATAAAACTAAGAAAATTAGGCGAAACGGTTTGTGATTATATTGATGAAAATCAAAAACCACCTAAAAAAATTGATTTTGAAGGAACTCGTTATTTTTTAGATGAAAAATCACCAGGTTTTTGTAAAGAATTAGATGCTTCAGAGTGGGAAGAATTAATTTCTTACGATTATTTAGACGAAGATGAACAAAAAACACTTTGTATAGAACAGTACGGAGAAGATGAATTTGAGGTAACTAAAGGGATTATTATTAGTGAACTTGCTGTTTCTAATATATTACCTGTTGCAGATACTTATTAA
- a CDS encoding PspA/IM30 family protein, translating to MNIFRRLFNVGKAEANSAIDKMENPIKMTEQGIKDIKNDLTEAMEGLAQVKAMLIRSTNDKTQFETKAKDYQNKAMLILQKAGKGELTAENADRLATEALVKKEENTEHVNRCTIEVTNFSKSVSQLETNVNSLRNNISKWENELKTLKARVKVSKATKNLNKQMAAIDSSSTVNMLEKMKEKVSEEEALAEAYGDIANESKSIDEELDKALGSKKTSAASNLEELKKQMGL from the coding sequence ATGAATATCTTTAGAAGATTATTTAATGTAGGAAAAGCAGAAGCAAACTCTGCAATTGACAAAATGGAAAACCCTATCAAAATGACAGAGCAGGGTATTAAGGACATTAAAAATGACTTAACAGAAGCGATGGAAGGTCTTGCGCAGGTAAAAGCCATGTTAATTCGTTCTACAAATGATAAAACACAGTTCGAAACAAAAGCCAAAGATTATCAAAATAAGGCAATGTTGATTTTACAAAAAGCTGGAAAAGGAGAGCTTACTGCTGAAAATGCAGATCGTTTAGCAACGGAAGCTTTAGTTAAAAAAGAAGAAAATACAGAACACGTTAATCGTTGTACTATTGAGGTTACTAATTTTTCGAAATCGGTTTCTCAATTAGAAACCAATGTTAATAGTTTGAGAAATAACATCAGTAAATGGGAAAATGAATTAAAAACCCTTAAAGCTCGTGTAAAAGTTTCGAAAGCAACCAAGAATTTAAACAAACAAATGGCGGCAATCGATAGTTCTAGTACTGTAAATATGCTAGAAAAAATGAAAGAAAAAGTATCCGAAGAAGAAGCTTTAGCCGAAGCTTATGGAGATATTGCTAACGAATCGAAAAGTATCGATGAAGAACTTGATAAAGCTTTAGGTTCTAAAAAAACAAGTGCAGCAAGCAATCTTGAAGAGTTAAAAAAACAAATGGGATTGTAA
- a CDS encoding type III secretion system chaperone family protein: protein MKKQFNIIKNYLLELNYNITHEDKKEGILMIQNQDEGIDNLIIGIANPVLIIEQYIFKITNPDENIFQQLLQKNRDIVHGAFVLDETGTKVIFRDTLQIENLDLNELEGSINSLSLLLSEYSENIIQFSKA, encoded by the coding sequence ATGAAAAAACAATTTAACATTATTAAAAATTACTTACTTGAGTTAAATTACAATATTACTCATGAAGATAAAAAAGAAGGTATTTTGATGATTCAAAATCAAGATGAAGGTATTGATAATTTGATTATTGGAATTGCAAATCCAGTTTTAATTATTGAACAATATATCTTCAAAATCACAAATCCTGATGAAAATATTTTTCAACAATTATTACAAAAAAATAGAGACATCGTTCATGGTGCTTTTGTTTTAGATGAAACAGGTACGAAAGTGATTTTTAGAGATACGCTACAAATTGAAAACCTTGATTTAAACGAATTGGAAGGTTCTATAAATTCTTTGAGTTTATTATTAAGTGAATATTCAGAAAACATCATTCAGTTTTCTAAAGCATAA